One window from the genome of Magnolia sinica isolate HGM2019 chromosome 4, MsV1, whole genome shotgun sequence encodes:
- the LOC131242519 gene encoding uncharacterized protein LOC131242519 isoform X1 translates to MVGHVHGIGHSLEMVETVLEVADVAWNAIEHHRHAAKDHRQAAKEHQCTSLDEEIDALQSENQRLRSQLRENINLLKNLTQTPALSKDCPPDLYSRLVATVDSSNFLTQLESLQKASTVMPGHDFPFKEATGADLHSVETLVNVDIEEPSWWVWVTHDMVPSNTEERSGIDDESYVIITEELVVDGVANFMARCILANPKSKSLTPEELQKTVTKALGDMSNWSKMRKVWHASQLIYALATWGITLAALYRHPTIVKAAVKGIGASGKVIMKAI, encoded by the exons atggtgggccacgttcatggcATCGGCCATTCCCTGGAGATGGTAGAGACGGTGCTGGAAGTCGCTGACGTTGCGTGGAATGCTATCGAGCACCATCGCCACGCCGCTAAGGACCATCGCCAAGCCGCTAAGGAGCACCAGTGCACATCCTTAGACGAAGAGATCGATGCCCTCCAATCCGAGAACCAACGGCTCCGATCGCAATTGAGGGAGAATATCAACCTTCTCAAAAATCTCACCCAAACCCCAGCCCTATCCAAAGACTGCCCTCCCGAC CTGTATTCACGTCTCGTAGCTACTGTGGATTCTTCAAACTTCTTGACCCAACTTGAATCACTCCAAAAGGCATCCACGGTCATGCCAGGCCATGATTTTCCTTTCAAAGAAGCCACAG GAGCAGATTTGCATTCAGTGGAAACTTTGGTCAATGTTGATATTGAAGAACCCAGTTGGTGGGTATGGGTCACACATGACATGGTTCCTAGTAATACAGAAGAGCGTAGTGGAattgatgatgagagttatgtgATTATTACCGAGGAGCTTGTGGTTGATGGGGTTGCCAACTTCATGGCTAGGTGTATTCTTGCAAACCCAAAATCTAAG AGCTTAACACCAGAGGAACTGCAGAAAA CTGTGACAAAAGCCTTGGGCGACATGAGCAACTGGAGTAAAATGAGGAAAGTATGGCATGCCAGCCAGCTCATTTATGCCCTCGCAACGTGGGGAATTACTTTGGCAGC GTTGTATAGGCACCCAACTATTGTGAAAGCCGCAGTTAAGGGGATTGGAGCATCCGGCAAAGTTATCATGAAGGCTATCTGA
- the LOC131242519 gene encoding uncharacterized protein LOC131242519 isoform X2 — protein MVGHVHGIGHSLEMVETVLEVADVAWNAIEHHRHAAKDHRQAAKEHQCTSLDEEIDALQSENQRLRSQLRENINLLKNLTQTPALSKDCPPDLYSRLVATVDSSNFLTQLESLQKASTVMPGHDFPFKEATDLHSVETLVNVDIEEPSWWVWVTHDMVPSNTEERSGIDDESYVIITEELVVDGVANFMARCILANPKSKSLTPEELQKTVTKALGDMSNWSKMRKVWHASQLIYALATWGITLAALYRHPTIVKAAVKGIGASGKVIMKAI, from the exons atggtgggccacgttcatggcATCGGCCATTCCCTGGAGATGGTAGAGACGGTGCTGGAAGTCGCTGACGTTGCGTGGAATGCTATCGAGCACCATCGCCACGCCGCTAAGGACCATCGCCAAGCCGCTAAGGAGCACCAGTGCACATCCTTAGACGAAGAGATCGATGCCCTCCAATCCGAGAACCAACGGCTCCGATCGCAATTGAGGGAGAATATCAACCTTCTCAAAAATCTCACCCAAACCCCAGCCCTATCCAAAGACTGCCCTCCCGAC CTGTATTCACGTCTCGTAGCTACTGTGGATTCTTCAAACTTCTTGACCCAACTTGAATCACTCCAAAAGGCATCCACGGTCATGCCAGGCCATGATTTTCCTTTCAAAGAAGCCACAG ATTTGCATTCAGTGGAAACTTTGGTCAATGTTGATATTGAAGAACCCAGTTGGTGGGTATGGGTCACACATGACATGGTTCCTAGTAATACAGAAGAGCGTAGTGGAattgatgatgagagttatgtgATTATTACCGAGGAGCTTGTGGTTGATGGGGTTGCCAACTTCATGGCTAGGTGTATTCTTGCAAACCCAAAATCTAAG AGCTTAACACCAGAGGAACTGCAGAAAA CTGTGACAAAAGCCTTGGGCGACATGAGCAACTGGAGTAAAATGAGGAAAGTATGGCATGCCAGCCAGCTCATTTATGCCCTCGCAACGTGGGGAATTACTTTGGCAGC GTTGTATAGGCACCCAACTATTGTGAAAGCCGCAGTTAAGGGGATTGGAGCATCCGGCAAAGTTATCATGAAGGCTATCTGA